A region of the Chelatococcus sp. YT9 genome:
TGCAGGTCACTGCGAGCTACCCGGGTGCCAGCGCCGCGGTCATGACCGACAGCGTCGGCGCACCGATCGAGGATCAGGTCAACGGTGTCGAGGACATGATCTACATGTCCTCCTCCAGTACAGACAACGGCACCTATACGCTAACTGTCACCTTTGCTGTGGGAACCGACCCGGCGATTGCGCAGGTCAACGTGCAGAACCGCGTCGCGATGGCGGCCGCGCGGCTGCCGGCGGCCGTCACGCAGACGGGGGTGGCCGTCCGCACCCGGTCCTCCAGCATGCTCATGGGCATCTCGCTGTATTCTCCCAAGGGAAGCCGGGATAGCCTGTTCCTCAGCAACTATGCCACGATCAATGTTCGTGACGCGCTAGCCCGCATTGCCGGAGTAGGCGAGGCGAGCGTGTTCGGTCCGCTCTACAGCATGCGAATCTGGATGGATCCGGACCGTATGCAGGCGCTCAGCATAACGGCCGCAGATCTTACGGCCGCCATTCAATCGCAGAACGCTCAGGCCTCCGCCGGATCGATCGGCTCGGCCCCGTCGGTTCCTGGCCAACAGATGCAGCTCACGGTGACGGCGCTGGGCCGCCTCGCCAGCGCCGCCGAGTTTGCCAACATCGTCATCCGCACGAACCGGGACGGCGCCATTGTTCGTCTACGCGACGTCGCGCGCGTCGAGCTCGGCGCGCAATCTTTCGACACGACCTCGACTCTCAACGGCCGGCCGAGCGCCACCGTCATGATCTATCAGTCGCCCGATGCCAATGCGCTGACTGTCGCCAATGCTGTGCGCGCGCAGTTGCAGACGCTTTCCGCGCGTTTCCCCGATGACGTCGCCTACACGCTCGTCTTCGACACGACGAGCTTTCTCACCGAGACGATCCGAGAGATCCTGATTACCCTTGCGATCACCTTCGTACTCGTCGTTGCGGTCACGTATCTGTTCCTCCAGGATTGGCGCGCCACGCTCATTCCCACCTTCACGATCCCGGTCTCCCTCGTCGGCGGCTTCGCGGTGCTTTATTTGCTCGGCTATTCGGCCAACACGATTACGCTCTTCGCCATGGTGCTGGCGATCAGTCTTGTGGTGGACGATGCCATCATCGTGCTGGAGAACGTGCAACGTCTGATGCGCGACGAAGGGCTCGACGTGCGGGAGGCGACGATCCGCACGATGAGCCAGGTTACCAGCCCGATCATCGCCACTACGCTTGTGCTCGCGGCGCTGTTCGTTCCCGTCATCTTCCTGCCGGGTATCACCGGCCGCCTCTACCAGCAGTTTGCCACGACCATTCTCGTCACGATCACATTTTCGACCATCAACGCCCTGACGCTCAGTCCCGCGTTATGCGTCGCGATGCTCGGCGCTCCGAAGCCGCCCAGGACCCGCGGAGTGCTTGGCCGCTTTAATCGCGGCCTCGACCGCGCCCGCGCCCTCTATCGCGACACGGTGTCTGGATTCGCCCGAAGACTTCTATTCGTCGCGATCTTCGTCGCTGCGGTCTTCGCCGGCCTTTACGGGCTCTACCGCGTTCTGCCGACGGGCTTCGTGCCGCCGGAAGACCAAGGCTTCGTTTTCGTGAACGTCCAGCTTCCGAACGCGGCATCCTTGGAACGGACCAGCGAAACGCTCGCGCAGGTTGCCTCCGTCCTTCGGCGCACGCCGGGCGTGGCGAATGCGATCGGCATTGCCGGTAGCAGCCTTGTCGGTGGCAGCGGTTCGAATATGGGCATGTTGATCGCCGCACTTGAGCCTTGGAGCGAGCGTGGCGCGGATCAAAGCGTCGACGCTATCATGGGCCGACTGCGTGGGGAGTTTGCTCGGATTTCGACCGCCTCGATCGCCGTGTTCAACCCTCCCGCTGTGCCCGGGCTTGGCACCACCGGCGGCTTCGACATGCGCCTTCAAGCTCGCGACGGCCAAAGCCAGGAGGAACTGGCCGAGGTGATGCGCGCCCTGGTGGTAAAAGCAAACCAGACGCCGGGGCTCACAGGCGTTTTCAGCACATTCTCGGCGGATGTTCCCCGGCTCTTCCTCAACATCGACCGTAGCCGGGCGGAGCTCTTGCGGGTCTCGCCGGCAACGATCTTCGCGACGCTGCAGGCGCATCTCGGCTCAAGCTATGTCGACGACTTCAATATTTTCTCACGCATCTATCAGGTGAGGCTGCAGGACGAACCGCGATTTAGGAGCCGCGTTGAGGATATTCAAAGACTACGGGTTCGGAGTGAGAACGGAGCGATGGTTCCGCTTCAGGCCCTTCTTTCGATTTCGACAACCTATGGCCCCAGCGCCATCAACCGATACAACCTCTTCCCCTCGGCGGCCATAAACGGCCAGGCTGCGGGCGGTGCGAGCACCGGTCAGGCGCTAGACCGCATGGAGGCGCTTGCCGCCTCAGTGCTTCCATCGGGCTTCGGATTCGAATGGACCGGCTTGGCTCTACAGGAGACGGAAGCTGGCAATCAGACCGCGTTACTTTTGGCGATGGGACTGCTGTTCACCTATCTGTTCTTGGTCGGCCAATATGAAAGCTGGTCGATCCCGCTCGCGGTGATGCTGTCAGTGACGGTGGCAGCGATTGGGGCATTGGCGGCTCTTCTCATCGGGCGGATCGACCTGAACATTTACGCACAGATTGGACTCCTGCTGGTGCTCGGCCTCGCGGCCAAAAATGCCATCCTCATCGTCGAATTTGCGAAAGAGCGCCACGAGCGCGGAATGACCCACGCGGAAGCGGCGCAGGCCGCCACGTCTGAGCGGTTTCGGCCTGTTCTGATGACAGCGGCGGCTTCAATCCTTGGCGTCATCCCCCTCATTATCGCAACCGGCGCAGGCGCCGCGAGCAGACGCGCGATTGGCATGACGGTTTTCGGCGGCCTTACTTTGGGTACGATCATTGGCCTCTTGCTCATACCGGTGCTTTACGTCCTGGTCGAAGCAGTGTGGAGCAGAATTGGTCGAATTCACGCAGGCAAGACCAAAGCCAAGGATGCAAATCCCGCGAGCTGAAACGGTGGGAATAGAGCTCGATCGCATAGCTCATCATTTCAGCCGGAATGCGACGACGCACACAGCGAGGATCATTGCCCGGTTCCACATCCCGTCACGGACGGGGTAACCTGACCGCGCAGAAAACCTCATGCTCGCCTTTATCGAGACGTGAACAACCGCGCAGCGCTCGGCCGTTAACCCCGGCGCGCCCGCTCGTCGATGCCCCGCGCCGACTCAGTCGCTTCGCGCACAATTTTGGTCAGATCGACTGCGGTGTGGGCACCGCTCCGCACGAGGATGCGCCCGTCTACCATAACCGTATCCACGTTTGACGGCAGCCCGTGGAATACCATGGCGTGGTAGGGATCCTTCACAGGAGCCAGATTTATATCCGACGCACGTATCATAATCAGATCGGCGCGTTTCCCAGGCGTCAGCGAACCGATCTTGTCACCGAGCCCCATAACCCTTGCACCACCGATTGTCGCGACGCTGACGAGTTCGCGCGGCTTGACGCGCACCGGTGCGCCCGTGCGCTGCCAGTCCGACCACATCAGCGCGCGCATGACGTTGAAATAATCGGTGTTCGTCGCCGCCGACGCATCAATCGAAAGCCCGAATGGCACGTCCAGCGCCTTGACTTCGGCATATTGCGTCCTGCCACTCCGCACAAACGAATAGGACATTTCAATCACCGGCGAGGCGCTCCACGGAGACTTGGTCTCGCCAATCATTTTCAACTCGTCAGCGGTCATGCCCTGCGGGTGAACGAGCAACAGACCTGGCCCAAGCAGCTTGTTTTTGCCGAGGAGATCGATGAGATTTTTCGGCCCGCAGTGAATGGTGGCTTGCAATCCCAGTTTCGCGACGGCCTCAAGCTCTGTGCGAAACATGTCGAGCGAAATCGCGCCCCTTGTATTGTCGAACGCTGGCGTTCGCAGGCACGCCCCAACACTGAGCATGCTGTCGTCTGACGTCCACTGCCTCTGAACCCGCGCGAGATCGGGCAGATCCATCTGTTTGTCGGTCGGATAGCCTTGCGCGGCACCATAGGAGTAACGGCCGCGAATGCCGGTGTCCCGCATCGCCTGAAGCTCGGCGTCGGCGTGCTCGGGAGATACCGTATTGTGGCACCAGTTATGGACGGTCGTAATGCCGGATAAAAGGCCCTCGGCAAGTCCAAAGCGGACGTTGATGTAAGAGTCGTCCGGCGTGTAATATTTTCCGACGCGGATCGTGGTCGGGAAATAGCCGTCCCTCGGATCGTCCGCGCGCACGATCATCCGCAAAGCCGTCGACCATAGATGCCAATGGGTATCGACGAAGCCGGGCATTACGATCATCGATGTCGCGTCGACGATCTCGGCCCCAGGCGCGGAGAGCTTTTCACCGACGGCCACGATCGCTCCGTCACGGATATGGACGTCGCCGACAGAAAAGTCGCCGAGCGCATCGTCCATTGTCAGCACCTGTCCGCCCCGTAGCAGGATGTCCCCCCGCCGAGGCAGATCCGTGCCGCTCCCTAAGCGCGGCGCAGAGGATTGTGCTAGGGAAAGCAACGGAGTTGCCATTGTCGCGGCGAACGCTCCCGCCGCGGCTTTGAACAACCCGCGACGATGTATCCCACAGGCGCAAAACATGGACGCTTCCTCTCTGCGATCACGCTGCTGTGAAGTGCCGTTATCTTTTTTAATTTCTGGCCGACGCGCGGTAGTCGATATGAATTATTTTAGGTTCAAAGTAATTCCATTGTCAAGCTGGAGCCAGTGCGATCCGGCTGAAGTTCTAGGTGCCGTCGGAGGCGGATTTGTCAGCGGATTATCGGCGGTGCGTCAGCCGCATTGGGGGCCTCGGTAAGGGAAGCGGAGCGGACTCGCAGAGCTGCAAAATCGACAGCTAAACATTTTTCACTGGTCTCTTCTCACGTTTAGGACTTGGACCCCGTGACTCAAAGGAGACTAAAGAAAGGTCGACCCTCGAGGAGGGGAGTGCGACGGAGAAGGTGATAGAAGCTCCGCTAATGAGGACTCTCAGGAAGCGGAATCCGATCCCCGCAGAGAACTCGACAGACGAAAGCGATTGAGGTGAGCCATGAGATTATCATCCATTTTTAAATCATTGCTTCACTTCTATTCAATAATCTTGAAGAAATACTCAACATTTATATCTTCAGTTATAAGTTTTGCGGTCATTTCAAATATACCGGTATCGACGGACAAGATGATAGAAGCTCCGCCGAAAATAAATCTAACGACTCACGGAATGAAGGCCCAGCAGGAAATTGATGTCGGAGAAGACAACCTTCCTGCCTGCAAGCTCGCGGCGACCCTCAGGAACTCGGCGCCGCCAACGGGCCGGGCGACATCGTCTTGCCGCCCGGCCCCTTTCGCGTCATCGCGTTGAGTGAGCGTCGACCTCTCCCGACGTAAGTTCAGATTAGGTCGGTGGGGTTGACGATGACTGCCTTGCCGCTTTGCGCCGAAAGCAATGCGGCGTCGGCGACAGCCAGCGCGCGGACGCCGTCCTCGACGGACGGTGAGGGCGGGGCGCCACTGGCAATGCTGTCGATGAAAGCGGCGATCTCCGCGGCATAGGCCGCCGAATAGCGCGTCATGAAGAAGTCGTGGAGCGGCGGGCGCGTGTAGCCTTCCGCGGTGGCGATCTCGATCGAGATCGGACGTTGGTTCTCCGCGGCGGCGGAGCCGAGGGACCCGTGCACCTCGACACGCTGATCGTAGCCATAGGTCGCCCGGCGGGAATTCGAAATGATCGCCTGCTTGCCGCTTGACGTGGTCAAGATCAGGCTCGCGCTATCGTAATCACCGAGTTCGCCTATTCTTGGATCGATCAGAGCTGCGGCGGAGGCTATGACGGAATGAACGTCCTCACCGAGCAGAAATCGCGCCATGTCGAAGTCGTGGATCGTCATGTCACGGAAAATACCGCCGGATACCTTGACGTATTCAAGCGGCGGTGGGCCTGGATCACGACTGGTAATCGTAACCATCTCCACTTCTCCAATGGTGCCATCATCGATCGCTTTTCGGACGGCGCGGAAATGCGGATCGAAACGGCGGTTGAAGCCGAGCATGACCTGCGAGCCGGTACTGCGTACAGTCTCCAGGCAGGCTTTCGCCCGGTTGATATCGAGGTCGATCGGCTTTTCGCAGAAGATCGCCTTGCCGGCCTTGGCGAAGCGTTCGATCAGATCTGCATGGGTATTCGTTGGTGTGCAAATAATAACCGCGTCGATGGTCTTGTCCGCCTCGATTGCATCGATCGTGCTGACGGCGCAGCCGGTGCTGTCAGCTATGCCCCGGGCAGCGTCCGGCATGACGTCGGCAACGGCCACAAGTTGCGCGCGCTTGTCCTCGGCGATCGCGCGTGCGTGGACCTTGCCGATCCGACCTGCGCCGAGAAGCGCCAGTTTCGTGACCATGATGACCTCTCGGGATGGTGCGGCGGATCGATACTGGCTGGCTCCGTGCCCATCTGCCTTCATCCGAGAGCGGGTGGGGCGCGGAAGCGTCGGGCAGGCTCAGAAAAACACAAAATCTATTCTATTTTGCTAGACTTTGCTTATATTTGTGTCAAGCATAAATAGAGAGACCCAGGGGAACAGAGGAGTGCCCGCAAGTCTGAAGGTGTTCGGGAAAAGCTTTTGGAAGTCTCCGTCTGATTGCCGAAGAGATTGCAGCAATGCGCAGGTTACTTGATGCGCGACTTACATCATCTACATCTGAGACACCGCTGCAGGAAAGCTTCGCCGCCCTGCGCGCTTCCCGCTCGTCAAGGGATTTGCCGTTGGCCGCACGATATTTGGCAATGCGGCGTGACGCTGGTTTGCGAGCACGATCGGCGGCGATGAAGCGATCGCGGATATGGCCCGAGGGTACCGCACGTTCTGCACGATGGGGCAAAACCCGTGAGCGTGCGAAAGTTCAGGGAAGCAACGGCCAATGAACAGTGTGAGACTGACCGCCGCGCAGGCGATGGTGCGCTACCTCGCCAACCAGATGACGGAGGAGGGGGAGCGCTTCATCGCGGGCTTGTGGGCGATCTTCGGGCACGGCAATGTCGCGGGCCTTGGCGAGGCACTGGCGGATGTGCGGGAGGCGTTACCCACCTATCGCGGACAGAACGAACAGTCCATGGCGCATGCGGCGATAGCTTATGCTAAGCAACTCCGCCGCAAGCGGGCCATGGCAGTGACGTCCTCGATCGGCCCGGGCGCCACCAATATGGTGACGGCTGCGGCGCTGGCGCATGTCAACCGGCTCCCGGTCCTCCTCATTCCGGGGGACGTCTTCGCCAATCGCAGCCCGGACCCTGTTCTGCAGCAGATCGAGGATTTCGGCGACGGGCTCGCAACCGTTAACGACTGCTTCAGGCCTGTCAGCCGCTATTTCGACCGCATAAGCCGGCCCGAGCACTTGCTGACGGCCCTGCCGCGCGCCATGCGGACCTTGACCGATCCGGCCGATTGCGGTCCGGTGACGCTCGCCTTCTGCCAGGACACACAAGCCGAGGCCTACGACTACCCGCTAAGCTTCTTTGAACAGAAGACCTGGTACGGGCGTCGGCCACGACCTGACGAGAGCGAGTTGCAGAGGGCGGTCGAGGTGATCAAGGCTGCTAACAATCCCGTCATCGTCGCTGGTGGCGGCGTGCATTTCTCTGACGCCAACACGGCACTGGCGGATTTCGCGAGCCGGCACAATATTCCGGTGGTCGAGACGCAGGCCGGCAAATCGGCGCTGCCCTGGGATCACCCCGCCAATTTCGGACCTGTCGGCGTGACCGGCGCCTCAAGCGCGAATGCAATCTGCAAGACAGCGGATCTGGTGATTGGCGTGGGCACGCGCTTCCAGGATTTCACCACGGGGTCCTGGGCGCTCTTCAGCAACCGGGAACAGCGCATTCTGTCACTCAACGTGCAGCCTTACGACGGCGCCAAACACGAGGCCATCCCCCTCGTGTCCGATGCCCGGATCGGGCTCGAGCTCATCAGCGCGGCGCTCGGCGACACTCGCTTCGACATGCCCACGGAGGATCTGAAGCGGACCTGGTTCGCCGGGGCGGACGCCATTACCGCGGCGCCGCAGGACGGCAACCTCGTGCCAACTGACATGCAGGTGATCGGTGCCGTGCAGCGCGCGGCACGCGACAACACGGTGGTCATCTGCGCCGCGGGCACCATGCCCGGTGAATTGCACCAGCTGTGGAAGGCCGGCAAGCCTCTCTCCTACCACGTGGAGTACGGCTTCTCCTGCATGGGCTACGAAATTGCCGGCGGGCTTGGTATCAAGATGGCCGAGCCGGATCGTGACGTCGTCGTCATGGTCGGCGATGGCTCCTACATGATGATGAATTCTGAACTCGCGACGGCGGTCGCGATGGGCCTCAAGATCACCGTGGTCATCACCGACAACGGTGGCTTCGGTTGCATCAACCGCCTGCAAATGGCCACCGGCGGCGCCGAGTTCAACAATCTCTACGCCCATACAAACCAAGCGAACCCGATGCGCGTCGACTTCGCCGCCCATGCCGCCGCAATGGGGGCAGATGCCCGCAAGGTTTCCTCCATCGCCGATCTCGAGGCTGCGCTGAACGATGCGCGGGCGGCCATGACGACAACTGTGATCGTCATCGATACCGATCCCTACCCGACGCCGGAGATTGGCGGCGCCTGGTGGGATGTGGCGGTGCCGGAGGTGTCGACGCGGCAAGACGTCATGCAAGCCCGCGTTGCCTATGAGAAGGCGCTCAAGGAAAGGCGCTGACATGCTGCTCTACGGCACCAATCCCATCGCCTGGTCGAACGATGACGACCGCTCGCTGGGCGCGCACATCAGCCTCGACCAGTGCCTGGACGAGGCCGCGGCCATTGGCTTCGACGGCATCGAGAGAGGGCACAAGTTTCCCCGGGAACCGGGGGCCCTGAAGGCGGTGCTGGAGCCCCGCAAGCTGCGCTATGTCTCCGGCTGGCATTCGCTCAACCTGCTCACCAACGCGATCGATGCCGAAAAGGCGGCGATGCAACCTGCGCTCGATCTGCTGAAGGCGATGGGCTCGACGGTGATCATCGTCTGCGAGACCTCTAACGCCATCCACGGGGATGACGGTGAGGCCGTCAATGCCAGGCCGGAGCTGGCCGATGGGGACTGGGCAGCCTTCGGCGCCGGTGTCGAGGCGCTTGCCCACTTCGCGGCGGAACAGGGCATCACCCTCGTCTATCACCATCACATGGGCACTATCGTGGAGAGCGAGGATGAGATCGACCGGCTGATGGCCCATACGGGGCCGCACGCGAGGTTGCTGCTCGATACCGGCCATTGCCTGTTCGGCGGGGGCAATCCGGAGCGCGTTGCCAGAAAGCACATGGCACGTGTCGGCCATATCCACGCGAAGAATGTGCGGCTGGATATCGTCGCGCAGGTCCGGGAGGAGCGATTATCCTTCTTGGAGGGCGTGCGCCGGGGCGTCTTCACCGTGCCCGGCGACATGGAGGGCGGTGTCGACTTTCCGGCGGTGCTGGCGATCGCCGCGGAGCATGGCTACCAGGGTTGGCTCGTCATAGAGGCCGAGCAGGATCCGGACGTCCGCAACCCTCTATCCTACCAGCGCATGGGCCTAACGTCCCTGAAGGCGATGGCCAGGGCGGCGGGGCTCGACAAGGGAAAGATCGACGGATAACGGCGGTCCCCGACAAGCCCCGACGCGTGTCCGACAAGGTGCATGACCTTAAAGCTGAGTAAGACGCGGGATGGGAGCATGTCGACTTCGGGCCCTTATCTGAAGCGTGGGAACCTCGGGTAGATCGGGATCAGTATCCTTTACGATGCACTTGAGCCATTCGTCGCCGGGATCAAGTCAATTACTCCATGTCGGGAACATGAAAATTCTGGCGACTTATTCACATGTCTCTTTGCGCGTTGCAGGCGAAGTTCAAACCATGGGCCTTCCCAAATTCATCGGCGGCCATCGACCCTCAGAGACGCTCAAGCACAGGATAAGGAGCGGCGTGTAGTCAGTCATCCAATCTCGAGCGCTGCCATGGTGCCCTCGCGGATGGCGTCAAAGAATTTCGCGGCGCCCTTCACGTCACCCACGAAATACGTTTTCGGCGCAATGCCCTCCCATTCCTGTGTCTCAGCCATTCGGTCTTGGTAGCCGGTGCAGATGACCACAGTGCCGATGCCGGAAATGGTGCGTGTAAGGCGGCCCGCAGGGCTGACGCGGACCCATTCGGGCCCGATCTCGTCGACTCTGCAATTCTCGATGACCTCGACATTCTGAGCAAGCAGCGTGTCGTTGTAATGCACCGCGTCTACATGCACGGCCTTGGTGAGGATACGACTGCGGGCGATCAGCACAACCTTGTGACCGAGATGGGCGAGGTAGTCTGCGGTCTCCACACCGACAAGCCCACCGCCCAGCACAGCGCAGGCTCCAGCGGCATGCTGCTCCCCAGCGAGGATTTTCCAGCCGGTGCGCACATGCGGCAAGTGGATGCCGGGTATGTCGGGCATTCGGCTCCGGGCGCCGATCGAGACGATCAGCACATCAGGCTCGACATCCAAAACCTCCTCTCGGGTCGGCGAGGCGCCAAGCCGCAGCGCGATCCCAAGTCGTTGCACCTCACGGCGATAGTATTCAAGAAGTTCTCGAATAGGCTCGCGCTGCGGCGGCCGATGCGCGAGGTCGAGCTGCCCACCGATTGCGCTGGCCTGATCGAACAGTGTCACGCGGTGACCCCTACGCGCCGCAGTTATTGCGGCTGAAAGCCCGGCGGCGCCGGCGCCGATTACCGCGACGTTGCGGGAGGGCGGCGTGGCGGTGAGCATGGGCGCCAGCGAAAGTTCCTTGGTGACCAGCGGGTTCACGGTGCAGGAAACGCCCTCGTGCCGATAGATGCTCGACACACACTCGTTGCAGGCGATACAAGGGACGATCTCAGATTCGCGGCGCTCAAGCGATTTGTTGGGGAGTTCAGGATCGGCAATCAGCGCGCGGCTGAGACAGACCATGTCGGCTTGCCCGCTTTGGAGAATCTGTTCTGCAAGGCCAGGTGTCGTTATCCGTCCCGTAGCCATCACCGGAATATCGACGCTCTTGCGGATCTCCGCTACCGCCTCCCGGTTCCAGCCAGTTCCGATCATCATGCCGGGAATGATGCGGTAAGGACGCGATGCGTGGATGCCGGCGGAAATGCTCAGCGCATCGACGCCGGCCTCGCGCGCGCACGAGGCGGTGACCACCGCATCTTTCAGTTCCGTCGCGTCCTGATGGTGATCGGCGCTGTTAATCCGCAGAATAACGGGGTAGTCCCTGCCGCAGCTCTTCTTGATAGCCTCGATGATCTCGCAGGCGATGCGCGCGCGTCCCCGCTGGTCCCGTCCATACTCGTCCTGCCGGCGATTGGCGCCGGGGGAAAGGAACTGGCTGATCAGGTAGCCGTGCGCCCCATGGACCTCCACACTGTCGAAGCCCGCGATCTGGGCTCTCTTAGCCGCTTCGGCGAAACGCTGCACGATGCGTTTGATCTCGTGGATAGTGAGTTCCCGCGGCGCGGTCGCCTGTCCCCCACCGGTGAAGGGGGAAGGTATGGGTGACGGCCCGAGAGGCACGGAGCCGGAGACTGCGGTGATCGCCTCGCGCCCTCCGTGATTGAGTTGCAGCGCCGACTTTCCGCCTGCCTGGCGAATTGCGCTCGCTACGCGAGCCATACCGGGAATGAACCGGTCATGATGCATCATGGCGTTGTGGGGAAGACGTCGACCCTCCATTTCCACATAGGTAGCCTCCACCACGAGCAGGCCGCATCCGCCGTGGGCCCGCACCGCATAATACTCAGCCATGGCTTCGGTCGCGTAGCCGTCGAGATCAGCCAACTCTGAGCTCGTGGCCGCGAAACAGAAGCGGTTGGGCACAGTCAGGGTGCCAATCCGGATCTCACTGAAAAGCGTCGGATAGCCAGCCAACTTATCCCCCAGAATTGCGCACCGACATGGTCTATGCTCCACGCATCGGGATCATACTCATAATCATTTAAATGATAAATATAGTTCGTGTTCTCCGTGATCAGAGAGACGGGGCGGCCCGCGTACCTTCAGATGTCTTCTGCCTCAAAACGGAGGTGATCAGCGAGAACGTATCCGAGAGGGAGGCATCGTTCCCCCGAGATCAAAAGCTCGCAACCCCTCTGGCCAATCTTGCCGCACTCGCTCGCTGCTCAAGCTGCAGCTTTCAGTGACCGCAACTGGTCTTTGACCTCCGAGAGGGCTGCCGTGAGCGGACCGTCAGGTATCGGGTTCAGACCAAGAAGGGTTGTTCTCGAGGGCGGGCTTTCAACCATCGGATTCAGCGATGGCACACCCGGCACCGCTGAGGTCAGTCAAGCAAGAGCGGTGCATGGAATTCCACTGGCGGATCACTTTTAGTAAGAGGTGTCATCCACGGCACAGGCTGAGCAATATGCCAAGACCAAAACTTCATAGCGATGAATTCATTTTGAACACCGCTCTTGGCCTGATCCTCAAGAAGGGTCCTTCCGCTTTCACCCTCACCGATGTTGCCGAGGCGGTCGGTA
Encoded here:
- a CDS encoding FAD-dependent oxidoreductase, producing the protein MAGYPTLFSEIRIGTLTVPNRFCFAATSSELADLDGYATEAMAEYYAVRAHGGCGLLVVEATYVEMEGRRLPHNAMMHHDRFIPGMARVASAIRQAGGKSALQLNHGGREAITAVSGSVPLGPSPIPSPFTGGGQATAPRELTIHEIKRIVQRFAEAAKRAQIAGFDSVEVHGAHGYLISQFLSPGANRRQDEYGRDQRGRARIACEIIEAIKKSCGRDYPVILRINSADHHQDATELKDAVVTASCAREAGVDALSISAGIHASRPYRIIPGMMIGTGWNREAVAEIRKSVDIPVMATGRITTPGLAEQILQSGQADMVCLSRALIADPELPNKSLERRESEIVPCIACNECVSSIYRHEGVSCTVNPLVTKELSLAPMLTATPPSRNVAVIGAGAAGLSAAITAARRGHRVTLFDQASAIGGQLDLAHRPPQREPIRELLEYYRREVQRLGIALRLGASPTREEVLDVEPDVLIVSIGARSRMPDIPGIHLPHVRTGWKILAGEQHAAGACAVLGGGLVGVETADYLAHLGHKVVLIARSRILTKAVHVDAVHYNDTLLAQNVEVIENCRVDEIGPEWVRVSPAGRLTRTISGIGTVVICTGYQDRMAETQEWEGIAPKTYFVGDVKGAAKFFDAIREGTMAALEIG